Proteins encoded by one window of Lycium barbarum isolate Lr01 chromosome 11, ASM1917538v2, whole genome shotgun sequence:
- the LOC132617798 gene encoding uncharacterized protein LOC132617798, with translation MVEGVESSDDVLPRHTKVVVTGNNRTKSIFVGRQGVVKQAVGLGGWHWLVLTNGIEVKLQRNALSVIEAPTGNEDGGDLEFETVQWNASDDTQKFHRSRNHMHKSSGYSHKTLIRSFSCNSQLKGSISTPQGTMNVDLSKLEMAALWRYWQHFNLMDAIPNPSKEQLIDVVKRHFTSQQLDELQVIVGFVQAAKRLKTLRK, from the exons ATGGTTGAAGGAGTGGAGAGCAGTGACGATGTACTTCCAAGACATACGAAAGTGGTTGTGACTGGTAATAATAGGACTAAGTCTATATTTGTCGGTCGTCAAGGTGTTGTCAAGCAAGCTGTTGGACTTGGTGGATGGCATTGGCTC GTTCTTACAAATGGAATAGAGGTGAAACTACAGAGGAATGCATTAAGTGTGATTGAAGCTCCTACTGGTAATGAGGATGGTGGTGACCTTGAATTTGAAACTGTACAGTGGAATG CATCTGATGATACTCAAAAGTTTCATAGATCAAGGAATCACATGCATAAATCATCTGGATATTCTCACAAGACCTTGATCCGCTCCTtctcgtgtaactcacagttgaAGGGATCTATTTCTACCCCTCAGGGAACCATG AACGTTGACCTTAGCAAACTTGAGATGGCTGCACTATGGAGATATTGGCAACACTTTAACCTT ATGGATGCCATACCTAACCCCTCTAAAGAGCAACTAATTGATGTTGTCAAGAGGCATTTCACATCACAG CAATTGGACGAGTTGCAGGTTATTGTGGGTTTTGTGCAGGCCGCCAAAAGATTGAAGACACTCcgcaaatga